GCGATTCGCGGCTCGCGCTCACCGGCGCGCGCATGTTGGCTGCGCATACCCTCGCCACCTGGGCCAAGGATTTCGTCAAGCACCGCATCGATCGCACCCGGCCGCGCTCGCTCGGCGATCCCGAGACCGATCATCGCCTCGCCCCCGGCCGCAGCCACGAGAAAGAGGAGACGAGCTTCCCCTCCGGCCACGCCGCCGGCGCGACCGCGGTGGCCCGCGCCTACGCCCGCGCCTATCCCGAGCATCGCGTACCCGCCGGCATCGCCGGCACCATCCTGTCCCTCGCCCAGATCCCACGCTGCGCCCATTATCCGAGCGACGTCGGCGCCGGCGTCGCCATCGGCCTCGCCTCGGAAGCGCTGGTGGACGGCGCGGTGAAGCTCGGTGCGCATATTCTGTCCTCCCACTCCTCCTAGAAAACTCCCCTCCCTGACAAGGGAGGGGCAGGGGGTGGGTAGCCGCGAGGCTGCTCGATGCAGTCTTGCGGCTGTTGGCCGCACCGCTCGGCTCGCGGACATGCGGCGGCCGACCAGGCCCTTCGAAGAGGCCTCACCACGCGCACGCCCCACTGGCGCGCGCCGCGACGCTGTCCTAGGTCCTGCGCAACTCAGCGCCCGGGAGACCTGTCTTGCGCCCTTCGATCCTCGTTTTGCCGCTGCTCGCGCTCACCGCCTGCAGTCCCACCGTGCAGACCGCTGCGCCTGAATCCGCCGCAGCGGCCGCGCCCGTGACCGCGCCGATCCTCACCGGCGCCGACGCCGTCGATACGTCCAGCTACGCCCGCCCGGCCGAGGCGCGGGTGACCCACGTGGCGCTCGATCTCGCCGCCGATTTCGCAGCCAAGCGCCTGTCCGGCACCGCCACCCTCGACATCGATGCGGTCGCCGATGCGAAGGAGATCGTGCTCGACGCCAAGGGCCTCGACATTCGCGCGGTCACCGATGACCGGGGCAGGGCACTTCCCTTCGCGCTCGGCGCCGCAGACGACGCCCGCGGTGCGCCGCTCACCGTCCAGCTTCAGGGCGCGCGCCGCATTCGCATCGCTTATGCCAGCGCGCCCGGTGCCGAGGCGCTGCAATGGCTGGCGCCGGCGCAGACCGCGGGCAAGGTCCACCCCTTCCTGTTCAGCCAGGGCCAGGCGATCCTCAACCGCAGCTGGATCCCGACCCAGGACAGCCCCGGCATCCGCCAGACCTGGGAAGCCCGCATCGTGGTTCCGGAGCCGTTGAAGGCGGTGATGAGCGGCGAGCGCCTGACGCCGGACGGCGAACCTGCCGGGGCGGGCCGCCGCGCCTTCCGCTTCCGCATGGACAAGCCGGTCGCCCCCTATCTGATCGCGATCGCGGTGGGGGACATCGCCTTCCAGCCGCTCGGCCCCCGCACCGGCGTCTATGCCGAACCCGCCACCCTGCCGGCGGCCGCCGCCGAGCTGGTCGACACCGAGAAGATGGTCGCCACCGCGGAGGGCCTCTACGGCCCCTACCGCTGGGGGCGGTACGACATGATCGTGCTGCCGCCCGCTTTCCCTTATGGCGGCATGGAAAATCCGACCCTCACCTTCCTCACCCCCACCTTCATCGCCGGCGATCGCAGCTTGAACGGCCTCGTCGCCCACGAGCTCGCGCACAGCTGGTCGGGCAATCTCGTCACCAACGCGGTCTGGGCCGACAGCTGGCTCAATGAAGGCTTCACCTCCTATTTCGAGAATCGGATCATGGAGGCGCTCTACGGCCCGCGCCGCGCGGCACAGGAAGCCTGGCTGTCCTGGGCCGACATGGAGGCGTCGCTGAAGGAGCTCGGCCCCGATGCGCCGGGTACCCGTCTCCACGACGACAGCGGCGCGGATTCGGGCGGCATCGTCTACGACAAGGGCGCGACCTTCCTGCGCACGCTCGAACGCACCGTCGGGCGGGAGCGCTTCGACGCGTACCTCACCTCCTATTTCGATCGCCACGCCTTTCAGCCGATGACGTCGGCCCGCTTCCTCGCCGATCTGCGCGCCAACCTCATCCGCGGCGACGCCGACCTCGAGCGGCGGCTGCTGCTCGATCAGTGGGTCTACCAACCCGGTCTGCCGGCCAATGCCGCGCGCCCAGACGCGAGCGTGTTCGCGCCGGTCGACCAGGCGGTCGCCGCCTTCAACGCCGGCGGCGCCGCGGCGGCGGTGCCCTACGCCGGCTGGACCACCGCCGAGCGGCTTCGCTTCCTCAACGCGCTGCCCCGCCAGCTCCCGCAGCCGCGCCTCGCCGAGCTCGATGCCGCGTTCAAACTGTCGGACAGCGGCAATGCCGAGACCCTGTTCGCCTGGCTCCAGCTCGCCCTCGCCAACCGCTACGAACCTGCAGTCCCCGCAGCCGAGCGCTTCCTGCTCGGCATGGGCCGCCGCAAGTTCGTCTCGCCGCTGTTCGAGACGCTGATGGGGCAGGGCGACTGGGGCCAGCCCATCGCCCGCCGCCTCTACGCCAAGGCCCGCCCGATGTACCACGCGGTCACCACCAGCGCGGTCGACAAGGTGGTGAAATAGGGGGGGCTTGCTCCGCGGCTCCCTCTTCAATCGTCATCCCAGCGAAAGCTGGGATCTCCACGAGACGAGGCGCAGGCTCTTCATCCACGCCGGCGCACACTCACCCGGAGATCCCAGCTGAAGTTCATCCTGAGCGTGTCCAAGGGCTGGGATGACGAGAGGAGAAGAGCATCCCGCTTCCTCCGGTCGGGGATCCCAGCTGAAGTTCATCCTGGGCGTGTCGA
The nucleotide sequence above comes from Sphingosinicella sp. BN140058. Encoded proteins:
- a CDS encoding M1 family metallopeptidase, whose amino-acid sequence is MRPSILVLPLLALTACSPTVQTAAPESAAAAAPVTAPILTGADAVDTSSYARPAEARVTHVALDLAADFAAKRLSGTATLDIDAVADAKEIVLDAKGLDIRAVTDDRGRALPFALGAADDARGAPLTVQLQGARRIRIAYASAPGAEALQWLAPAQTAGKVHPFLFSQGQAILNRSWIPTQDSPGIRQTWEARIVVPEPLKAVMSGERLTPDGEPAGAGRRAFRFRMDKPVAPYLIAIAVGDIAFQPLGPRTGVYAEPATLPAAAAELVDTEKMVATAEGLYGPYRWGRYDMIVLPPAFPYGGMENPTLTFLTPTFIAGDRSLNGLVAHELAHSWSGNLVTNAVWADSWLNEGFTSYFENRIMEALYGPRRAAQEAWLSWADMEASLKELGPDAPGTRLHDDSGADSGGIVYDKGATFLRTLERTVGRERFDAYLTSYFDRHAFQPMTSARFLADLRANLIRGDADLERRLLLDQWVYQPGLPANAARPDASVFAPVDQAVAAFNAGGAAAAVPYAGWTTAERLRFLNALPRQLPQPRLAELDAAFKLSDSGNAETLFAWLQLALANRYEPAVPAAERFLLGMGRRKFVSPLFETLMGQGDWGQPIARRLYAKARPMYHAVTTSAVDKVVK
- a CDS encoding phosphatase PAP2 family protein, whose translation is MSTLEAAVEPILEADVRTVAAVQPVKDHPLFERLADLGDQPQLRILCAGVIALGAVRRDSRLALTGARMLAAHTLATWAKDFVKHRIDRTRPRSLGDPETDHRLAPGRSHEKEETSFPSGHAAGATAVARAYARAYPEHRVPAGIAGTILSLAQIPRCAHYPSDVGAGVAIGLASEALVDGAVKLGAHILSSHSS